Proteins encoded in a region of the Vibrio ponticus genome:
- a CDS encoding DUF1415 domain-containing protein — translation MNCPRSTPQVPEIKQQVNQWLNDVVIGLNLCPFAAKPQRNKQIEIFVSQATDDEALLEDIFSQLLHLDHTPVKELETTLVVAPYMLDDFWDYNMFIDWVEGIIQQQGWDGIYQVATFHPDYCFADSEPEDASNLTNRAPYPVFHLIREESMEKVLKHYPNPEAIPETNIARVESLTPQERLQLFPYLFGK, via the coding sequence ATGAATTGTCCACGCTCAACTCCACAAGTACCAGAAATCAAACAGCAAGTGAATCAATGGCTGAATGATGTTGTTATCGGGCTTAACTTGTGTCCTTTTGCTGCAAAGCCACAACGAAATAAACAGATTGAGATTTTTGTTAGCCAAGCAACCGATGATGAAGCTCTGCTAGAAGATATCTTTAGCCAACTGCTTCATCTTGATCATACCCCAGTCAAAGAGCTTGAAACGACGCTAGTTGTCGCGCCGTATATGCTCGATGATTTTTGGGATTACAATATGTTTATCGACTGGGTAGAAGGTATTATTCAGCAACAAGGTTGGGATGGTATCTATCAAGTTGCGACATTTCATCCAGACTACTGCTTTGCTGACAGTGAGCCGGAAGATGCATCCAACTTAACTAACCGTGCGCCCTATCCAGTATTTCACTTAATCCGTGAAGAAAGCATGGAAAAAGTGCTAAAACACTACCCGAATCCTGAAGCGATTCCTGAGACCAATATTGCGCGAGTTGAATCATTAACGCCACAAGAACGCTTACAGTTATTCCCTTACCTATTTGGCAAGTAA